A genomic region of Phoenix dactylifera cultivar Barhee BC4 unplaced genomic scaffold, palm_55x_up_171113_PBpolish2nd_filt_p 000309F, whole genome shotgun sequence contains the following coding sequences:
- the LOC103700150 gene encoding uncharacterized protein LOC103700150: MTQYCEVCPDIEESICHVLLHYPRAVQIWSSSSAPLPSRWESVKDLLLFLRDSSRRPSTTELGVVVAYLAYHIWLDRDNCLFERRGSLPRLVMDRAVPQAMEVSLLAPSTSFGLARDIWGTYAAVVAPKYASLSWVLPPPGYLKVNFDGGMAMDSASGRVGFVIRDHDGRLIAAGGRSTPGLTAVGAELRAAWEGILYVRHGLGVDKLCIERDSATVTDWI; encoded by the coding sequence ATGACCCAGTATTGTGAGGTATGCCCGGATATCGAGGAATCCATATGCCATGTCTTACTTCACTATCCCAGGGCTGTACAAATTTGGAGTAGTTCATCTGCGCCTTTACCCTCAAGGTGGGAGTCAGTGAAGGACTTATTACTGTTTTTGAGGGATTCCTCTCGGAGGCCTAGCACAACCGAGCTGGGAGTAGTGGTGGCCTATCTAGCTTATCATATATGGCTGGATAGGGATAATTGCCTATTCGAGAGGAGAGGGTCGCTCCCTAGGCTTGTGATGGACAGAGCTGTGCCCCAGGCTATGGAGGTCTCTTTGTTGGCACCATCGACTTCATTTGGGTTGGCCAGAGATATCTGGGGTACTTATGCTGCTGTTGTAGCGCCCAAGTATGCTTCTCTTTCTTGGGTACTCCCACCCCCTGGTTATCTtaaggtgaattttgatggtggTATGGCGATGGATAGCGCATCCGGTAGAGTGGGCTTtgttattagggatcatgatgGTAGACTGATTGCAGCTGGTGGACGGAGCACACCAGGTTTGACTGCTGTAGGGGCGGAGCTACGAGCAGCCTGGGAGGGTATCTTGTATGTGAGACATGGGCTGGGTGTCGACAAGTTGTGTATTGAAAGAGACTCTGCCACGGTGACTGATTGGATATAG